A part of Aegilops tauschii subsp. strangulata cultivar AL8/78 chromosome 2, Aet v6.0, whole genome shotgun sequence genomic DNA contains:
- the LOC109754637 gene encoding probable glutathione S-transferase GSTU6: MAAGAAGGGSDELKLLGVWVSPFVHRVQVALHLKGLTGYEYAEEDLTNKSDLLLASNPVHTKVPVLLHAGKPVCESMLIVQYLDEAFPGSGPALLPADPHDRAVARFWAAYADDQFFASWIKAFVGTTDEERAAATEAAVAALQKMEGAFGECSKGKAFFGGDGPGYVDIALGGFVAWIRAFHAVASVNLLDAARTPLLAAWAERFAALDAAKEVIPDVDRIAEFAKHDLLPLLQKLHPKN, translated from the exons ATGGCGGCCGGAGCAGCTGGAGGAGGGAGTGACGAGCTCAAGCTGCTGGGGGTCTGGGTGAGCCCGTTCGTGCACCGGGTGCAGGTCGCGCTGCACCTCAAGGGGCTCACCGGCTACGAGTACGCCGAGGAGGACCTCACCAACAAGAGcgacctcctcctcgcctccAACCCCGTCCACACCAAGGTCCCCGTGCTCCTCCACGCCGGCAAGCCCGTCTGCGAGTCCATGCTCATCGTGCAGTACCTCGACGAGGCCTTCCCCGGCTCCGGCCCCGCCCTCCTCCCCGCCGACCCCCACGACCGCGCCGTCGCTCGCTTCTGGGCCGCCTACGCCGACGACCAG TTCTTTGCCTCGTGGATCAAGGCGTTCGTGGGGACGACGGAcgaggagagggcggcggcgacggaaGCCGCGGTGGCAGCGCTGCAGAAGATGGAGGGCGCGTTCGGCGAGTGCTCCAAGGGCAAGGCCTTCTTCGGCGGCGACGGCCCGGGGTACGTGGACATCGCGCTCGGCGGGTTCGTCGCGTGGATACGCGCGTTCCACGCGGTGGCCAGCGTGAACCTCCTGGACGCCGCCCGGACCCCGTTGCTGGCGGCCTGGGCGGAGCGCTTTGCCGCTCTCGACGCCGCCAAGGAGGTCATCCCGGAcgtcgaccgcatcgccgagttCGCCAAGCACGATCTGCTGCCGCTGCTCCAGAAACTGCATCCGAAAAACTGA